The genomic DNA TCGGCCGCCCCGATGGTATCGTCCGGCCCGAACAGGACCACCACGTCGCCCTGCTCGATCACGGTATCCGCAGCGGGCGAAAGCGACTTGAGCCCGTGACGGCGGATGGCGCTCACTTCCGCGCCGAGCTCGCCGAGCGCGAGCTCGCCGAGCGTGCGGCCGATGCACGGCGCGCCTTGCACGATGTAAACGGCATGCAGCCGCGCGGACGGCCGCTCCTGCGCCTCGCCGTCGTGCAGGACATTGCCCTGGAACACGTCGCGCAACACGTGGTAGCGGCTCGCGCGCGTCGCTTGCACGCGCCGCAAGACGCGGCGCACCGGCACGCCGAGCAGCATGAGCGCGTGCGAGGCCAGCATCAGCGAGCCTTCCATCACTTCGGCCACCACTTCCGAGGCGCCGGCGGCTTCGAGGCGTTCGATATGGGTGTCGTCCAGAGTGCGCACGACCACGGGCAGATCGGGCCGAAGCGCGCGGATCTGTTCTAGCACGCGCAACGCCGCTTGCGCGTCGTGAAACGTGATCACCAGCGCACGGGCCCGCATGACGCCGGCGGCAATCAGCACTTCGCGCCGGCCGCCATCGCCATAGACCACCGCATCGCCTGCCGCCGCGGCATCGTGGATGCGCGCCATGTCCAGATCCAGCGCGAAGTACTGGATGCTCTCCTCGTCCAGCATGCGCCCGAGGTTCTGGCCGCAGCGCCCGTAGCCGCAGATCACCACATGCCCATCGAAGCCCATGCTTTTCACCGCTATCTGGTGCAGCTCCATCGCGCGGTTGAGCCATTCCGCGCCCACCGTGCGGCGCACGATGCGCTCGCTGTACTCGATCACGAACGGAGCGGCCAGCATCGAGAGCAGCATGGCGGCGAGCACAGGCTGCATCAGCTGGGCAGGGATGATGCCGGTCGCGCCGGGCTGCGCGAGCAGCACGAACGCGAATTCGCCGACATGCGCGAGGTCGAGCCCGATGCGCAGCCCCGCGCCCAGCGAATTGCCGAAAATGCGGGCCAGGCCCGCAATCAACGCGGCCTTGAAGGCCATGAGACCGGCCAGGGCAAGCAGAACCCAGCCGAAGTTCGCGACCACGGCGCGCAGGTCGAGCTGCATGCCGACGGTGACGAAGAAAAGTCCCAGCAGCACGTTGAGAATGAAAAGCTCGGACGAGTAGCGCTTTGCCACCAGGTTGAACCATGCGCGCATCGGCCGCTGGCCGAACACGAGCAGCACCGAAAGCACGAGCGCCGCTTTGGCCATGGCGAACCCGAGCGTGACGACCAGGCTGCCGGCGTGGTGCGCGAGGGCCGGCACGAGGATCAGCAAAGGCACCACCGCCAGATCCTGGAACAGGAGCACGCCGATGATCTGGCGGCCGTGCGCGGTGTCGAGCTCGATCCGGTCGGCGAGCATCTTGACCACGATCGCGGTCGAGGACATGGCAAGCACCCCGCCCAGCAGCAATCCACCGCGCCAGTCGATGGGCAGAGCGAGCGGAAGCAGCAGCACGCCGACGGCAACCGTGATCCCCACCTGCAGCGCCCCGAGCCCGAATACGATCCTCCGCATCGCGACCAGCTTCGGCAGGCTGAACTCGAGCCCGATGCTGAACATCAGGAACACCACCCCGA from Betaproteobacteria bacterium includes the following:
- a CDS encoding potassium transporter; the protein is MTDSLQSVLFLLAAAVLVVVVFRAIKLPPLLGYLVLGVVIGPRALGLMPDTPQSHALGEFGVVFLMFSIGLEFSLPKLVAMRRIVFGLGALQVGITVAVGVLLLPLALPIDWRGGLLLGGVLAMSSTAIVVKMLADRIELDTAHGRQIIGVLLFQDLAVVPLLILVPALAHHAGSLVVTLGFAMAKAALVLSVLLVFGQRPMRAWFNLVAKRYSSELFILNVLLGLFFVTVGMQLDLRAVVANFGWVLLALAGLMAFKAALIAGLARIFGNSLGAGLRIGLDLAHVGEFAFVLLAQPGATGIIPAQLMQPVLAAMLLSMLAAPFVIEYSERIVRRTVGAEWLNRAMELHQIAVKSMGFDGHVVICGYGRCGQNLGRMLDEESIQYFALDLDMARIHDAAAAGDAVVYGDGGRREVLIAAGVMRARALVITFHDAQAALRVLEQIRALRPDLPVVVRTLDDTHIERLEAAGASEVVAEVMEGSLMLASHALMLLGVPVRRVLRRVQATRASRYHVLRDVFQGNVLHDGEAQERPSARLHAVYIVQGAPCIGRTLGELALGELGAEVSAIRRHGLKSLSPAADTVIEQGDVVVLFGPDDTIGAAEIRLLQGWRARTGLAKALNRERPA